The DNA region AGGCCCACTGCTAGGGGAGTTAGGGAAGAAGGAGCCAGACTGTAACTGACTTCAAACACTAATCTCTTCTCACTTTATTTGTCCCACACAGGGTAACACTTGGActactgcgtccagttctgggcaccacacttcaggaaagatggggaTAATGGGAAGCGCATCCAGAGgggtgcaacaaaaatgatctaaggtttagaaagcctgaagtatgaagaaaggttaaaaaactgggcatgtttagtcgtGGAGAAAGCAGAGTGACGGGGGCCCTGATaccagtcttcagatatgttaagggtgGTTATAAAAAGGATGGGGATCcagtgttctccatgtccactgtaGGCCCATTACTTATCCTACCTTATCTGCAGCAcggcagatttaggttagatactggGAAAATCTTTCCAGCTCTAAGGGGAGTTAAGCTctagaacaggcttccaagggaggttgttaGAATCCCTATCGTTGGGAGATTTTAAacacaggttggataaacacctgtcagggatggtctaggtttacttggtcctgccacagtgcagggggctggacttggttTCCCAAGGTCGCTTCCAGCCcgacatttctaggattctaatGGCCAGAGCTCTTACTGAACCCAAGGCTTTGCGCTCACACTGTGTTGTTGCTAGTGGCTCCTGCAGCGATGTCATCACTGTCAATGTGACATTGTGCTTGTTTTCCATGTCACTAGCACAGGGGGAGGTGGTAGAAAGAGACGGGCTCCAAGACACAGTCTTGATTCAAACAGGTgtgtccagcagcagcagagcgaCCTCTGCCAAAGGGCAGCTAGTTAAATAGCTGTTCCAGTGAGAAAGTCCCCAGGTCATAAGACACTTTATCTTGTAGCATGCCTTTCATCtgaagcagtggtccccaacctttcccaggtggcgggcgccagacgacaAGCCACCAAGGACCATGGCTagtggacaagcatctgccgaaatgccgccaagaagCGGTAATGTCAAGAGGTGTCGCCaccaaaaatcagtggcatttcgggGGCGATGCCTCTTCGTGACGCGCTTTTCAGGGGCATTTTGGGTAGGGTTTGTACAaagcatattttttaaatggatctTGAATGCTCAAGGATCTAACAGAGTTGTTTGAGGATGGGGTTGATAAACAGAGGATATATGCAGATGTGAGTGGATTTTGGAGAGGGGCTGCATTCACTGGCTAAAGTAACAGGAGAATTtaagcagaggggcagcccaggtaACACTGACATGGGTAATGTGCTGAAGGAATGAGTTACCAGCTTTCAAAGTCCCTTTGCTCAGCAGTCTCACACAAAATTAACCCCCCATTGGGCATGATTATTCCCTCAAAGTGGCCAGAACAAAGAAGTTTATCTAAGCAAATATGCAGCCATAGAGGATGTGGGAAGAAGAGGAGAGTTCAGATTCTGATGCCAAAGTTCCAGACagcaaaaacaaaccacaaatgtGTGTCAAGAGGGGAAATGGAGTTGGATGGGAGGGAGGTCCTTTGGCCCAAGAGAAACAGGTGGGGCTTGAAGACTTTAAGCTGATGGGAGTTAAAATGAGGTCAGAAGTTTAACCGCTCAAGAGAGGATTGGTGAAGGTGTCAAGTTATGTGCAGTAGAAAAGAATCAGCCTAAGTTAAAGCTAGAAGGGAGTGATAAGATGACTATGTAGGTAGACAGGGCAGAAGGCCATGAAAGTAATCTTGTGGGATTTTATAGACCAGGGAAGAAAGAAGCCACTTCCAGTCATAAGTTGGACAGGTAGCAACAAATCCACCCCAGAAGGGAACTGGATAGCCACACAGCTTGAGTGTGGAATGGTATGCAGAAGCCGAGAGCATATGGTAGATGGAAGAGATCAATTACGTCCCTCTCAGCTAATGAAGGATCATTCCCTATTGGATGTTTGgcggctagggacatcattccttaccaaTCCTGGCTTACCACATGCCCATGGCTGGTAAGTATACCAGGGAGCATGAATCATCTTCTGCAGGATCTaacctctcatttaaaaaaaaaaaaagtttctacttGTGAAGAAGCTCTCTGCGTACAAGGGGAGTGTAAACAGTCAGTCTGCATACCACTCCGATGCCTCTGCTGTTACTCAGATCTTCCACGCACTTGCAGCAGAGTGAAAACCAACAGGGGTGTTGTCAGTCTCACCACTACTATATTCTGCAAGCAGCTGTGAAATGGATAAGAACTGAGCcaattttattttgttacatcTTAGGAAAGCTCCATGCAACAGCAGAGATGGAGGAAATATTCAGTTCACAGGAGGACTCCAAAGTGAAGGCTGGGGGAAGGACAGAGTAGCACAAGACACCCCACTTGCAGCAGCCATAAAGCCAAGCAGGAGTATAGTAGAGCTGTCCCTAAATATAGGTCTCCCCACCTTTCACATCTTTGTGGCTAGTGAGTTTAGTGCTCTGGCTACTACATGACTGGTAACATTTCTAAGCCCTACGCACACATGAGAAAATGATGGGATACATTAGAAGAGAAGTGGAAAGAGGGTTTTTCAGATGAGATAATCCATGCAGAGAAAGACTAGACTgcccagaagctaggaatggatCGGTGTTTTTAGAAGGGGCCTTCTAATTGTTGGGTTGCTGCATTTGTACTGTGACTAGTACACTTTGCTAAGAATTCTGCAGGGCTACACTAAAGTCATGTTAGGGGCATGTAAGAACCTACATAAGGTAGTGGCACTATCTGGGATAAACCATGGCAGCTTTAATCTCAGCTTTACTGAACGGAGGTGCAGAAGGAGAGAAGAGAACTTCCATTTGAATTCATGCTCTAAACAgatgctgttaaaaatgtgtataaaagTGTTGTTGCTGCGTCCACTGAACTGCTCAACTTTGAAGGggcattaaaaatgaaaagcctGATCAGtttgttttctcctttgtttTGCATTCCTGGTGAGctacaaattaaaataatctaAGGTATTGTGCCTGCATAAGTTCGTGGTCCAGATGGCATCAGTCCTGCTTGCAGTCAGCAGCATCTGTTGCAGCTCAGCGCTCACCCTGGAAAACTTCTCTTCATCCACAGAACCATTCAAGAGGTTAGAGGAGGTGGGGGGCCATGGCAGGGTCTCACTGTAGCAGTCCACAGGGTAGGGGTAAATGACGAGCTGCAAGTACAATAGGCCCATGGTCCTCTGCAGCAAGTTCTTCAGCCCCCGCGTAGAGAGGGGGTTGCCAAACACCCCCAAGTAGCGAAGTTGAGAGCAGCGGCACAGGGCGGCGAGAAGTGATTCCAGATGGATATCCATCAGGCGGCACTCCATGATGTCCAGGTGGAGAAGGGATGAGGAGGCCTCTTCAAGGAGATGCTGGAAGGGCTGGAGAAGCGAGTCAGACAAGTTGTTGCCGCTGAGGTCCAGCTTCttcagggtgggggtgtgaagGCTTTGTGTAAGGTAGGCGAGGTCATTGGGGAGCAGGTAGCAgaaggccagctccaggctttCCAAGGGACCCTGCAAATTGCTGGTGGGAAGAAAGATTGTAAGCATAAGTTCCTTTTTAGATAACTACTGTCGCTCACAGAGGACAGAAATCAAAATGGTTGGAAAAGGCCACACCACCAAGTAGCTCAGGGCCAAATCAAGACCAACATTAAAGCTGCAGATTCGTACGGTGACGAACATCCCTAATGCTAGTTATAAAGTCTGGATGCTTGGAGAACTGCATGACAGGACCTGCAGTGCACTGGCCAAACTTTCATGTTAAAGGAGGCTGCAGAATACAGATGCCAACATGCAAAGAAACTTCTCTGATCAAGATGGAGCATTGCATGATGGGACCTGTAGTCTCCATGGCTCACAAAAGAAGAGCTGCAACCTGCTCTATTACACAGTCACTCAGACTACTATCAATTTGCCAGTGCAGCCCTCAGCTGGGCCCCCTCGGCACTACAAACAGCTTACCCCAGCAGTTGCCTTAGCTTCCCGGAAAGCCTGGAGGAGCCCAAATTCAGCTCCTTGAGACAGGACAATCTACTGAGCTGGGTGGCGAAGTAGTGGAGGCTTCCTTCCATCCCCGCTGAGAGCCGCCTCACATCAATGTTGCTGTAGGGCAGCTTCAGGCTGACCAGGTTGGTGAATTTTGCCATGTGCGGGAGAATCACCCTCAGGCCAGACAGCCCCAGGTTATTGAATCTCAGATCCACCTGCCGAACAGCTGTGGGATCCAGGAACTCCAGGAGCCCCACGGTACTTGCAATGGGCAGCTCCTCAGCCCGGAAGTCCCGGCACTTCAGCCGCAGCATGCTATTAGCGTTGTTCTGCAAGGCATCTTTAAGGACTCCGTAAGAGGTGCTGTTCACAAAGAGATCCACGTGGActtccacagaaatgggctgtgGCGGCGGCAGAGCCACTGAGCTGCTGTAGGGGCCCTTCCTCCGCTTCGAGGTGCGCTTGGTGCACTTGCTCTGGTGCTTGGAAACGTCAATGCACGCTTTCGCCAGGGTCACCGTCCTGGACCACAGGCTCATGCTTTCTGGGCCCTGGTCTATTCCATCATCCTGAAGCCCCGTCATGTCCAGAACCTGCAGGCGCTGCCTCTTGCTGTGGAAGACAAGAAAAAAGGAGCAAAATAGCGAGAGACTGAAAAGACCTATTGGGTCACCAACTTCATTCACCCAGCTACTGCAGGATCGTTTCCCACACAGGGCCACGTAGTCACTCTCCCAATGGCTTGGGAACCAGAAcccagtgggaggagggagaggcgtTAGTATCAATTACTGGCTTGAAAAGACTCGCTCTCGCTCCAGGACTGGGGCCTCATCTCCCTTCTTGTGGCAGCTGCAAAGACTGAACCACTTGTGTTGCTCAGATGATGTAATACACAGTCTAAGGATTAGTTCTTTGGTTTACCAGTTCCAGACGCACGGCCTGTGGCTCTGCCTAGCTTTAGTCTTTTGGTCACTTGTTCATTCTAGAACAGAGGAACCACATGATCTTACTGCAACCCTCAGCCTTCTCCACCCCGTCTCCCACCACTGTCTCCAAAATAAGAGTGACACTATTCAGTGCTGATAAGATTTAGAGCATCTCAGGTGAAGACCTTAAAGTTTTCGGAAGGAGGCTAAGTATCACTGCCCCTGTTCCACAGAGTGGGAAAGCCCGTGGACACAAAGCAGGGTCTAGAATCTAGGTCTTCTGATTTCCGTTCCAACCCCTATCCAGTGAACCTCACTGCCTTCCCTGGCAGGGACTTTgttttacagaaaaaataaaaagcatcttATACTTTGGGGCACTGCATAATGATTAAGATAGGCTGACATTTAAGACTGTTCCCTCCATTTTCAACGGGAAGAGAGCAATGCTTATGGATGGATAAAACCAGTGGCCAACCAGCAGGAATTACTGCATTGTGTCCCACCGCCCAAAGCTGCTTATGGCCTGTCACGTGACAAATGGAAGTTGTTTAATGCTGCAGACAGGCTAGTAGTGCCACACTGCAGAGAAACCACATGCACAATGGCCAAAGAGCCTGCTAAAAAGTGCAGTCTGCAGCACAATCACATGCAAGGAGCCCGAGGAGGCATTTACCAAGCAGCTGCTACCTGAGAGTCATCCCATTCTGCTGCAATTTGAGGAAACTGAAATTGGACGCCCAGTTTAACATGGTAAGATACCTGGAACATTTGGTCCACCCAGATTTAAGTCAGCACCCAGCACCTCAGATCAGCAGCTCTTCCTCCAGAGGGACACAGAGCGCAATTTCAATTTGAACTACAAGCCCAAATATGGAAACTGCCATATTTTCTTGTCACACAACCAAGAACAAAAGCAAAGCTTGTCCGAGCCCTACTGGATCATCAGTGCAAGCTGTACTAAAGGGCCAGAGACCCCAGGTCAATAACATTTAACATGTTAGTGCAGCGTTTCCCTAACTGGGGGGTCTCAACCCAAAAGGGGGTCACAGGGCTATTATCGGGGTGTCACGAAATCTCAACAAATATTGTGATAACCTTTAGATCCTTTGCtaaggttaccatatttcaagttcccaaataaaggagactgctgggtgaggggtacaacagctgctgctctccagccgcccagctctgaaggcagcacagaagtaagggtggcaataccaaatCGCGGACATTTGTTCatatttcaaaaatgaaaactgaatgtGGAGGATGATTTAAGggtctgcctcagttccctgcagctgcgattgaaaaaaaaatgtgtgcttCAAAACAGCAGCACCCCTCGCAGGAAGTGTCCAGATACTTGTTTGTATATAGTTGCGTATAAAGCCACAATCCTTGGACAATGTTATAATTATTGCCACAATCACTGAAAGAGGCTTCCAGCTCCCTAAGCTGTATCTTGTTGTCTATTTTTTTACCCAGAAAACGTGTTTCTTAAATATCCATGTATTTATTCCTGAAAACTGTTGCTTTACACTTTTTGAGAGGCTTCAGTGCCTCTGGCTGCAGGGATAATGATTCCATGCTTCATTTAGTGCTCCTGAGGATGTACAGTATTTTTGTCATCACTTTTGGGGCAGTGGGGTCATCACAGCCTCAAACAGTTTCAAAGTGTGGCCCAgcaaa from Gopherus evgoodei ecotype Sinaloan lineage chromosome 2, rGopEvg1_v1.p, whole genome shotgun sequence includes:
- the LRRC14 gene encoding leucine-rich repeat-containing protein 14; this encodes MHSLVFLCAQKVVSHHSTVRGALEFIPKELYPVLFKAAFMDKRTLVLQDLVQTWPFPVLSFQKLLRKCQHCDRALLQEKPNKLCVQTVILGVVAYLNEALEDQLHSQSKRQRLQVLDMTGLQDDGIDQGPESMSLWSRTVTLAKACIDVSKHQSKCTKRTSKRRKGPYSSSVALPPPQPISVEVHVDLFVNSTSYGVLKDALQNNANSMLRLKCRDFRAEELPIASTVGLLEFLDPTAVRQVDLRFNNLGLSGLRVILPHMAKFTNLVSLKLPYSNIDVRRLSAGMEGSLHYFATQLSRLSCLKELNLGSSRLSGKLRQLLGNLQGPLESLELAFCYLLPNDLAYLTQSLHTPTLKKLDLSGNNLSDSLLQPFQHLLEEASSSLLHLDIMECRLMDIHLESLLAALCRCSQLRYLGVFGNPLSTRGLKNLLQRTMGLLYLQLVIYPYPVDCYSETLPWPPTSSNLLNGSVDEEKFSRVSAELQQMLLTASRTDAIWTTNLCRHNTLDYFNL